The Sulfurospirillum sp. UCH001 genome segment ATCGTATTTTCTGATACTTGATGTCCACATTGTGAAAAAAGTGTTTCAACAAGAGTCGTAGAAATACCCGATACTTTACCTTCATCTATATAGTTATAAGGAGGATTTTGTTCTGTGTAAACTTTAAAAACATCTGCCCATACACTAAAAACAAACAATGTTATAAGCAGAAAATATTTCACTGACTATTCCTTGAACGTTGTAAGGACTTCCACGTGTAAATAAACATATCAAAATTTTCTAGCAAAATATCGGTAATCACAGGATCAAATTGCGATCCTTTCATCATCACAAAATAGTCTCTGACAACCTTTTCTTCCCATGGCTCTTTATAAACCCGTTTATCTAATAACGAGTCAAAAACATCCGATACTGCACAAATTCGACCAACCAAAGAGATCTCATCTCCTTTTTTGCCATACGGATATCCTTCGCCATCCCAACGCTCATGATGTTCTAAAGCAATCATCGCAGCTAAGCGCATAAGTTCAAATTCAGAGTCAATGAGCATTTCATAACCCATGAGAGAGTGTTGTTTCATTACTTTCCACTCTTCATCGTTCAATTTTGCAGGTTTATTAAGAATATCATCACTAATGCCCACTTTGCCGATATCATGCAAAACTGACGCCATTTTAATTTTTTCACATTCGGCTTCATCTTTACCTAAAAACTTGCAAAATAGATAACAAAACTCAGCAACACGCCTTAAATGTTGTCCTGTTTCTTTGGATTTCAACTCAGCAATCGAAGCAGAAAGATAGGTCATTTCATGATTTAATTTACGAATCTCTTCCGTTTGACTATCCACCTGAGCTTGCAAATTGGATTGAAGTTGAAACAATGAGACATGTGTCCTTACCCTTGCCTTCAAAAGGGCAGCATGGAAAGGTTTAGAGATAAAATCGACAGCTCCTAAATTAAAACCTATCTCTTCATAGTCACTTCCATCGTTAGCGGTTAGAAAAATAACAGGAATATGACGTACTTTTTCTATTTGTTTGAGTCTGCGACATACTTCGTATCCTGTCATAAGAGGCATATTAATATCGAGCAAAATAAGATCTGGCTGGACTGTTTCAGCTAAAAGAATCCCTTTTTTTCCCTCTTTAGCAGCATAAACTTCGTATTCACTCAAAATAGAGCTAAGCATTTCGATATACTCAGGAGTATCATCGATTACTAAAATTTTAGCCATTCTTCATATCCTCACTTAAACGCTCGACATTCTCTAAAGCTGTATCAAAATCAAAATTTTTACAAGCAAGCAAAAGTGTTTTAAATGCTTCATGATCACGAAGTGCTTCGTGTGAGGCTAGTTGTTCTAAAAGAACATTAATTTTTGAAACATTGGAAAATTCTAGAGCAGCTTTAAGTTCTTGCAAAATGTCATTTTTTAGTGGTTCAGTTGCATTATCTTTCTCTGTCGCTACGGCAGTATTGAGTTGTGCATGCTCATCTTTGAGTACGTTTAAAAGTGCATCATATTCACTTTGAATAGCGGACAATGGAAGCTCTTGAAATGTTTGGTGTTCTTTTAAAAACTGCTCTAAATCGCTTAAATACTGCTCTAAACGTAAAAGACCGATGGTTCCACTTAACCCTTTGACCGTATGTACGTAATCAATCAAAAGTGTTAACTCTTTTTTCTCAATCAACTCTTTTAGTTTTTGAGGCATTTGCAAATACGTTTCATAGAAACTACTAAAGAGTTTTTGCCATAATGCCGTATTGCCACCCAATTTTTTAATCGCCTCTTTTTTACCAAAAGAAGATTTTGTACGTTTTTTTGCAGTAGCGTGTTGCTTTGGAGCAATAGTAAGACTCACATGCAAGACTTCTAAAAGCGTACCATAGAAATCTTCTACCTCAAAAGGTTTGCCAATATGTGCATCCATGCCTGCTGCTAAACATTTTTCAATATCTTGGATCATAACATTGGCAGTCATAGCAACAATAGGCGTTAAAATATTGAGCTCTTTTCGGATAATACGTGTTGCTTCATAACCATCCATCAATGGCATTTGCACATCCATCAAAATAAGATCAAATGGATGTACCTGCTCCTGAATGATTTCAACGGCTTCTAGTCCATTACGTGCAATTTCAATTTTCGCATGAGTCTCTTTTAGCAGATAGATTGCAACTTCGAGGTTAATGTCATTATCTTCAACCACCAAAATACGCTTAGAAGAAAGATCAATTTTAGAAGGGTCAAAGAGTGGTGTTTGTGCACTAAGGGAACATAAAGAGACTAATTCATCATAAAGCATTGAAGGGTTGATTGGTTTTTTGAGTAACGATTTAATGCCTGTTGCAAAAATGCGGCTCTTAAGTTCAGCATCATCATTAGAAGCAATCATTAAAAAAGGTGGCAATACATCTTGAGAGGCTTGTTGAAGAAGTTGCATATAAAAATCAACGCCATTCACTCCCTTAGCAAGTTCATAATCAAGAATTGCCATATGGTAAGGTTTTGTTGCATCCTTTATTTTACTGACAATAGCTTCATTGCTTTTATGAACAGTAACGAAGAAACCAAAAGATTTTATGAACTCACAAAGTGTGTCACTGACTTTCTTTTGATCTTCAATCAAAAGAATCCGTAGAGGCTCATAAGCGTTTGCACTGTTCTCATGTTGAATGTCTAAGCCTTTTACAATAGGAAGAGTTACCGCTAGACTAAAAAGGCTCCCTCTACCCTCCTCACTCTCTAGACTAATCGTTCCTTTCATCATTGAAGCCAGTTGTGTACAGATAAAAAGACCAAGCCCAGTGCCACCATGTTTGCGTGTGATGGATGCGTCAAGTTGTCCAAAAGCTTTAAAAAGAAGTGATTGTTTCTCTTTTGGAATGCCCATGCCGCTATCTCTAACATTGAACGTTAGGGTTGAAGTCTGTTCTTCTTCATGAATCTCTTCTACAACGCTTAAAATAACAGCGCCCTCTTTGGTAAATTTAATCGCATTACTTAAAAAGTTGTTGACAATTTGCATAATCTTGCAAGGATCACCCTTAAAAAAGCGATTTGTTTCTACAAAATCACATTGAAATTCTATACCCTTTTCTTTCGCGAGCACCGAAAAAATCGAACAACTTTTTTTAAGTTCTTTGTGTAAATCAAAAGCGATAGTTTCGATCTCCATCTTACCCGCTTCAATTTTTGAAAAATCCAAAATATCATTGATAATACGAAGTAGCACAGAAGAAGCTTCTTTGATTTTTCCTACATAATTGGATTGAGTACTATTCATCGCTGTTTTACTCAGCAAATGAGACATACCCATAATCGCATTCATTGGAGTTCGAATTTCATGGCTCATATTGGCTAAAAATTCTGACTTATAACGGCTTGTATCTTCCAGTTCTTTCGTGCGTAATTTTACCTTCTCATCTAGAAGCTCATTTTCGTGTTTGAGTGCTTCAAAAAAGCCTTTAAGTTTAATACGCGTTTTCTCTAAAGCCAAACCAAGCGTACCAATTTCATCGTTTTCATCCCAATGAAAAGGCTCATCCAATTTTTGCTGTGCCAAGAGATTTGAATGCCCCACCAAACGCCTAATAGGACGAATGATTTTGTAATAGTAAATCCATGAGATTACAAGGACTAAAAAGAGCACTTGAAAAAAGAGCATCGTTCCAAAAAGAGTCAAATCCGACATGACTGAATCCATCAGATCTTGACGTTTAAAACCCATCTCTAATGAACCCACAACTACATTATCTTTTTCTAATGTTCTATGCAAAAAGAGTGTGTCATCGTTATTCGCTTTTCTCTCTTTATTTTCCCAACCTAAAAAAAGTTTATCGTCACTGTCTTTCACATAGACAAATTGTACATTAGGGTCTAAAAGAAGTTGATCGAGCATCTTTTGCCCAAGTTCTGGGTAAAAATTCCATAAGGATTCTACAAAAATAGCAGAAGAGAGGTTAAATTTTTT includes the following:
- a CDS encoding hybrid sensor histidine kinase/response regulator, which gives rise to MIRAMLYRVSLLQALAVMIIISLLLPLPLLMLTYVNSTYKNKQEAFTTLNTKKFNLSSAIFVESLWNFYPELGQKMLDQLLLDPNVQFVYVKDSDDKLFLGWENKERKANNDDTLFLHRTLEKDNVVVGSLEMGFKRQDLMDSVMSDLTLFGTMLFFQVLFLVLVISWIYYYKIIRPIRRLVGHSNLLAQQKLDEPFHWDENDEIGTLGLALEKTRIKLKGFFEALKHENELLDEKVKLRTKELEDTSRYKSEFLANMSHEIRTPMNAIMGMSHLLSKTAMNSTQSNYVGKIKEASSVLLRIINDILDFSKIEAGKMEIETIAFDLHKELKKSCSIFSVLAKEKGIEFQCDFVETNRFFKGDPCKIMQIVNNFLSNAIKFTKEGAVILSVVEEIHEEEQTSTLTFNVRDSGMGIPKEKQSLLFKAFGQLDASITRKHGGTGLGLFICTQLASMMKGTISLESEEGRGSLFSLAVTLPIVKGLDIQHENSANAYEPLRILLIEDQKKVSDTLCEFIKSFGFFVTVHKSNEAIVSKIKDATKPYHMAILDYELAKGVNGVDFYMQLLQQASQDVLPPFLMIASNDDAELKSRIFATGIKSLLKKPINPSMLYDELVSLCSLSAQTPLFDPSKIDLSSKRILVVEDNDINLEVAIYLLKETHAKIEIARNGLEAVEIIQEQVHPFDLILMDVQMPLMDGYEATRIIRKELNILTPIVAMTANVMIQDIEKCLAAGMDAHIGKPFEVEDFYGTLLEVLHVSLTIAPKQHATAKKRTKSSFGKKEAIKKLGGNTALWQKLFSSFYETYLQMPQKLKELIEKKELTLLIDYVHTVKGLSGTIGLLRLEQYLSDLEQFLKEHQTFQELPLSAIQSEYDALLNVLKDEHAQLNTAVATEKDNATEPLKNDILQELKAALEFSNVSKINVLLEQLASHEALRDHEAFKTLLLACKNFDFDTALENVERLSEDMKNG
- a CDS encoding HD-GYP domain-containing protein, which encodes MAKILVIDDTPEYIEMLSSILSEYEVYAAKEGKKGILLAETVQPDLILLDINMPLMTGYEVCRRLKQIEKVRHIPVIFLTANDGSDYEEIGFNLGAVDFISKPFHAALLKARVRTHVSLFQLQSNLQAQVDSQTEEIRKLNHEMTYLSASIAELKSKETGQHLRRVAEFCYLFCKFLGKDEAECEKIKMASVLHDIGKVGISDDILNKPAKLNDEEWKVMKQHSLMGYEMLIDSEFELMRLAAMIALEHHERWDGEGYPYGKKGDEISLVGRICAVSDVFDSLLDKRVYKEPWEEKVVRDYFVMMKGSQFDPVITDILLENFDMFIYTWKSLQRSRNSQ